The nucleotide window AAGTAAACTTAACAATGACTCAAGTAGTAATAGGTCAAAACGAAGCGATCGAGTCAGCTTTACGCCGGTTTAAAAGACAAGTAGCGAAAGCCGGAATTTATGCAGATATCAAGAAAAATCAGTTCTTTGAAACTCCCGAAGAAAAGCGCAAACGCAAAGCAATAGCTCGTAGACGGCAGCGTTCCCGTCGTAGATAATAGAGATAATAATTTTAGATAAGGTTTTATCTTAGGTGTTGGAAGTGCTTTTCTGAAAGAGAAAAACAATTATGACTCCAGTTTTCAACTCACCTCATAACTCATAAAAAGGGTAGGAAAACTCACAAGGATACTAAATTATCTTAAAATACTGCAAATCTTTAGCGATCACTTTTAATCTTAGAGGTGATCGCTATTGTTTAGGGCAATACTACGCCCGATGGTGATTCTACGCTATTCTGGACACAATAGTATCAGTCAACAGACCTGAATAAAACCTATGGCAACCGTAGAAGAAAAAATGAAATCCCTTGCTGGTCAACCAGCCCCCACAGAGATTTTAATTGATCCTGACCAATTACAAGAACAATATTATACCCTTCATCCCGATCCCAATAATTCTCTACAAAAAGTTAGTTTTGGGACATCCGGTCACCGGGGATCTTCGGCAACAGCAACCTTTAATGAAGATCATATCTTAGCGGTTACCCAAGCGGTGGCTGAATATCGGAAAAATCAAGGCATCACCGGCCCCTTATACATGGGAATGGATAGTCATGGACTCTCTGAACCCGCCCAAAAAACCGCTTTAGAAGTATTAGCCGCTAATGAAGTAGAAACCTTTGTGGCGTGGGATGAAGGCTATGGAAAATATACCCCAACTCCGGCGGTTTCCCATGCAATTCTCTGCTACAATCGCGGTAAAAAAGACGGTTTAGCCGATGGAATTATTATTACCCCTTCCCATAACCCTCCTACTGACGGTGGGTTTAAATATAATCCCCCTTCTGGTGGCCCGGCTGACCCAGAAATTACCAAATGGATACAACAACGGGCAAATGAATTATTAGCCACTAAAAATAAAGATGTCAAACGAATTGATTATAAAGCAGCCCTAGAAGCCTCTACAACCCACTATTTTGACTTTATTACTCCCTATGTCAATGATTTAGAAAATATTATTGATATGGATCTAATTCGCTCATCTGGTATTCGTATCGGGGCTGATCCATTAGGGGGTTCAAATATAGCGTATTGGGAGCCGATCGCCGAACGTTACGGGTTAAATATTACCGTAGTGAATAAGAGTGTAGACTTTACCTTTAAGTTTATGACCCTTGATTGGGACGGGAAAATTCGCATGGATTGTTCCTCTCCCTACGCCATGGCCAATTTAGTTAAGCTTAAAGATCAATATGATATCGCCTTTGGCAATGACACCGACTCCGATCGTCATGGAATTGTGACTCCTAGTGTGGGGTTAATGAACCCGAATCATTTTCTAGCCGTTGCTATCTGGTATTTGTTCACCCATCGAAAAGATTGGCCAGCTAATAGTGCAATCGGTAAAACTTTAGTCAGTAGTAGTATTATCGATCGCGTGGCCAAAGAAATTGGACGGGAATTATGTGAGGTTCCGGTTGGGTTTAAATGGTTCGTTGATGGCTTATTAAATGGTTCATTAGGGTTTGGCGGAGAAGAAAGCGCCGGGGCTTCTTTTTTACGTAAAGATGGGACAGTTTGGACAACGGATAAAGATGGGATTATCATGGATTTATTAGCGGCAGAAATTACCGCCCGCACAGGAAAAGACCCCGGTTTACATTATCAAGATTTAACCGCACGTTTAGGGCAATCTTTTTATAATCGAATTGATTCTCCTGCTACCCCAGAACAAAAAGCCCGTTTAGGAAAATTATCACCGGATGATGTCAAAGCTTCTTCCATGGCCGGAGAACCGATTATGGCTAAAATGACCAATGCACCGGGTAATAATGCTCCCATTGGCGGGTTAAAAGTCGTCACAGAAAATGGCTGGTTTGCCGCCCGTCCTTCAGGAACAGAAAATGTCTATAAAGTTTATGCCGAGAGTTTGAAGAGTAAGGAACATTTAGAGCAAATTCTCACAGAAGCTCAACAAATCGTCTCTGACGCGCTTTAAGGGTTAGTCGGGTGGGACGGGGCGTATAAAGCCTGCCGTCGCACGGCAGGCACAGCCCCTCCATTGCCCACCTCATGAATTACACAGAAGGCGATCGCGTTTAATGTCCGGAGTGATTCAATGAACGTAGCAATGTGTTATGATGAAAAAGATACTTAATCTTTCGGGATGTAGCGCAGCTTGGTAGCGCACTTCGTTCGGGACGAAGGGGCCGCACGTTCAAATCGTGTCATCCCGATTTTTGATTTTTAGCTATACATAAGGGTGATAATTTCATTATAAGTCTTGTTTCTAGGCTATTTATTCGGTTTTTCCTACAGCTATACTAGGATATAGATTATTTTTATTCCCCAGTAAATTTATTAATGTCAGAGCGAACTTACCGGGTCTTCCGTACTTAGTGTGCTAAAAATCAGTCTAACCTTTACTAGATAAGGATTTTACATAGTTTTTAACAGTTTAGCTCTTTTAAGGCTTACTTAGTAAAGGTTTTAGTAGTTAACTAGCACACTAAGTACGGAAGACCCCTTAATGGTCGATGAAGTCTTTTTACTCACTGCACGATTTTCAAAAAGTGCAGCCCCTTTGTCTATAGAATATTCATAAACTTTTGTATAATATTCATAACATCAACTTAAACCTGTAACTATGCAAAACCTTAAACATTGATTATGACCTCTTCATCCCGATAAATTAACTCGAATTGCTTGTAATCGTCAAGATATTCTCAACTTAGATGTATCTGAGTACCAAAAATGGTGCGAATTATTCTAGCTATTAATTCTATTGTGAGATAAGCAATAATCCCACCTATAAGACTTAAAATAATTGATTCATAAAAGGGAGGTAGAAGACGTAAGGAGGGAGGTATTAAAGGTGTTTGGGGGGTAATTAAGGGATAGCTAGCAGAAATAATTCCCGCTACTCCTAATCCAGAACCTATTGCTAATATGGTAATTTGAAGACGGATATCTTTTTGTTTTTCTCTGTCTTGTTTGAGGCGATCGCTTTTTGCTTGATCTATTTCTATGAGTCCTCTAATGCTTTCTATTCCTTGATTTAAGATGATAGTTCCTTGATGAAAATAGTTTAAGTCTGCTTTTATTTGTGTTTGTAATGTTGTCCATTCTTCTCTACACAATGAGGTAAAAAAGTCAAGATTATTGTTGGTTAATTTTTGTAAATAGTTGAGTTTAGTTTGATAGTTAGAACTATGAATAGCAATGGTATTTTGATAGTATTCTAAGTTACGTAGTTTTCGAGAATAGTCTAAGGAGAGGGTTAAAAGTTGTTTGAGTTTTTGATTGAAGTCTTCGAGTTCATTTGAGGATAAAATCTGGTTTTTTTGGGGTTGAGAGTTTAAACTAGAAATAAGAGTTTCAATTTCTGAGACTTTTTTATCTAGTTCGTGATAGTCTAGGCGACTATCAGCATAAGCGGTAATTATTTTATGATGGTATAATAATAAACTTGGTAATTCCCAGTAAATTTTATTAAAGTTTTCACTACTAGATTCTTCAGCAAAGAAAAGTATTAAAGCGTGAAATTTATCTAGTTTTGGGTTGCCATATTCTATAATTTCACTGTTGAATAATTCCCCTTTCCTGTAAAATTTCGCTTGAATTTCTTCTAAAGATAAATTTAATAAATGATGTAAACATTGATTTGCTATTTTTTCTTTATCTTCTGTTATATTTGGGTCTAAAAATGCTGTTATTAAAAAGGTTTGACCTAGTTTAGTATTAATTTGTAAACAATGATTAGGGTTGAATTCTTTTAAGTGTTCTATCTTAATTTTATCGGTTTGGGAACTTTGGGGAATAAATAAGTTTAAGCTTAAGACATAACTATCGGCAATTTGTTGAGGATAGACTAAAAGTTTTCGATAGGGTTTATTCGTTTTTGGGTTCAGGGTTTGGGATGAAAATAAACGATAGGGTTTACCTTTTGCTAATAGGCTAAACCGTGAAACTTTGGGGGTGTCTTCCCGTAAGTCTAGGGTTTTTTCGGTAAAATCTGGAAAGGATTGAATGATAGTTTGATAAGTATTATTTACCCATTCACGGGGAAAATAAAGCGGTTGAAAGTTTTCATCTATTCCTGTTTGTATTTGAAAAATAAAACTGTGAATATTGGCCGCATAAATATTAATATCTATATCATTCATCACTTTTGGTTATTGGTGGTTGGGGGAGGTTGTTGGATGGCGCTTTGAATGGCTTCACGGACTAAAAATTTATTGTTTACCATCTTTCCTTCTTGTCTAGGATTGTAGATTTCTTTTAATTGTTCCTCGCTTTCTACAATATCAGCGCGGCTCAAATTTTGACAAGTTTCTGATAAGGTATTCTGGATGTCTGGATGTTGTTCACACCAGTCTAAAATAATATTAGCAATGTCAAAGTCTTTTTCTGTTTCTAGTTGCGCTAATTGTTCATCTAGGTTTGCTAAGTCTTGCCAAGCATCAGCAGAGAAAATACTGTTTCTGTCTTTGATAAGTTTGATAAATACTAAAAGGGTTTTTGTTGATTCTTCCATGATGGTTATCCTTATAATAAATTACTCAAATGGTAGGATGCCTTCCCAACGCATCAAAAAATCTTTTTAAGTTCTGTAGGTTGGGTTGAGGTACGAAACCCAACACCAGCTTATTTTTAGATCACGGGTTATCATCTATTTTATCCCAGCCGGCTAAGATAATGTTGGGTTTCACTGCCGTTCAACCCAACCTACAACAGTTTTAAATTTCTCTTATTAACTAAGGTAGCATTGTTAAAAAAATCCTCATCTAGGGGGGGAATATCAGAATAATCTATTTCTTCGTCTGACATTTCCAATAATTTTTTTTCTCGTTCTTCTAATGATAAATTAGGGGGAAAGTTTTCCTTGTTCATAACGTCTCCTTTCTAGTCTATTAGCTTTTCTAGCATTTTCTTGAGAAACCGCTCGGAAATCAATTTCTGAGCTAATATTTAAAGTCCGTTTTAACGGACTACAGTGCAGATATTTAGTCGGTTAAAACCGACTTCATTTTTTAGCCAAGGAATAAATTCCTTGGCGGATTTTCTGAGCAGGAAATAGACAATATTTTG belongs to Gloeothece citriformis PCC 7424 and includes:
- the rpsU gene encoding 30S ribosomal protein S21 translates to MTQVVIGQNEAIESALRRFKRQVAKAGIYADIKKNQFFETPEEKRKRKAIARRRQRSRRR
- the pgm gene encoding phosphoglucomutase (alpha-D-glucose-1,6-bisphosphate-dependent); its protein translation is MATVEEKMKSLAGQPAPTEILIDPDQLQEQYYTLHPDPNNSLQKVSFGTSGHRGSSATATFNEDHILAVTQAVAEYRKNQGITGPLYMGMDSHGLSEPAQKTALEVLAANEVETFVAWDEGYGKYTPTPAVSHAILCYNRGKKDGLADGIIITPSHNPPTDGGFKYNPPSGGPADPEITKWIQQRANELLATKNKDVKRIDYKAALEASTTHYFDFITPYVNDLENIIDMDLIRSSGIRIGADPLGGSNIAYWEPIAERYGLNITVVNKSVDFTFKFMTLDWDGKIRMDCSSPYAMANLVKLKDQYDIAFGNDTDSDRHGIVTPSVGLMNPNHFLAVAIWYLFTHRKDWPANSAIGKTLVSSSIIDRVAKEIGRELCEVPVGFKWFVDGLLNGSLGFGGEESAGASFLRKDGTVWTTDKDGIIMDLLAAEITARTGKDPGLHYQDLTARLGQSFYNRIDSPATPEQKARLGKLSPDDVKASSMAGEPIMAKMTNAPGNNAPIGGLKVVTENGWFAARPSGTENVYKVYAESLKSKEHLEQILTEAQQIVSDAL